A stretch of the Bartonella henselae str. Houston-1 genome encodes the following:
- a CDS encoding SspB family protein — translation MVQDQIRYDILVQDALRGVIRKVLSEVAKAGLPGSHHFFITFLTNAPGVKISTRLKSRYPEQMTIVLQHQFRDLNVSETAFEVTLSFREVSEKLVIPFHSIQVFYDPVAAFEAAFDLPSNLNSKEGENLENIASTPVILSDTQKKEKKFPKEQISKTNKDSSNNDTKQSADVVSLDSFRKK, via the coding sequence ATGGTTCAAGATCAAATCCGTTACGATATTCTCGTTCAGGATGCACTGCGTGGGGTTATACGTAAGGTTTTATCGGAGGTTGCCAAAGCAGGTCTTCCAGGTAGTCACCATTTTTTTATTACTTTTTTGACAAATGCACCGGGAGTAAAGATTTCTACTCGACTTAAAAGTCGTTATCCAGAACAAATGACAATTGTATTACAACATCAATTTAGAGATTTAAATGTATCGGAAACTGCTTTCGAAGTAACTCTCTCTTTTAGAGAAGTCAGCGAAAAATTGGTAATCCCTTTTCATTCTATCCAAGTATTTTATGACCCTGTAGCAGCATTTGAAGCAGCATTTGATTTACCTTCAAATCTTAACTCTAAAGAAGGTGAAAATTTAGAAAATATCGCGTCTACACCTGTCATTTTATCGGACACACAAAAAAAAGAAAAGAAATTCCCAAAAGAACAAATTTCTAAAACAAATAAAGACTCTTCAAACAATGATACCAAACAAAGCGCTGACGTTGTTTCTTTAGATTCTTTTCGAAAAAAATAA
- a CDS encoding dihydrofolate reductase — translation MTFPICLIAAVAKNGVIGREGAMPWHLSTDLQRFKALTFGSPVIMGRKTWDSLRAPLPGRTNIVITRNCAFKAESAVITHSLSHACSIAKKVASQNGADAIFIIGGGEIFQQCFDIADKIFLTEVLDSIEGDSFFPVFDKEKWTIVQTQYIPEGDKDSHPTRFVVYERK, via the coding sequence ATGACTTTTCCCATTTGTTTAATTGCAGCTGTTGCAAAAAATGGTGTTATCGGTCGTGAAGGTGCGATGCCTTGGCATTTATCGACGGATTTGCAACGCTTTAAGGCTTTAACTTTCGGTAGTCCTGTGATTATGGGGAGAAAGACTTGGGATTCTCTCAGGGCTCCTTTACCAGGGCGTACAAATATTGTCATTACGCGCAATTGTGCATTCAAGGCTGAAAGCGCTGTTATTACCCACTCTTTGTCTCATGCTTGTTCTATCGCAAAAAAGGTGGCTTCTCAAAATGGTGCAGATGCAATTTTTATTATTGGTGGTGGGGAAATTTTTCAACAATGTTTTGATATTGCTGATAAAATATTCCTTACAGAAGTTTTAGATTCCATCGAAGGTGATAGTTTTTTTCCTGTTTTTGATAAAGAGAAGTGGACTATTGTGCAAACACAATATATTCCAGAAGGAGATAAAGACAGTCATCCGACACGTTTTGTGGTTTATGAGCGAAAATAA
- a CDS encoding DUF2853 family protein gives MTNDLADIKLYDQNPDEAAIERLHHRLALVMKNQDASLVATSDPKELERVEKWVQDVLGADEQSAKRGVSKVADMMSGDRRKSRMTFYYLVAKQLNALHKI, from the coding sequence ATGACAAATGATCTAGCAGATATTAAATTATATGACCAAAATCCCGATGAAGCTGCAATAGAACGGCTTCATCATCGTTTAGCTTTAGTGATGAAAAATCAGGATGCCTCGCTTGTTGCTACATCGGATCCAAAAGAGTTAGAGCGTGTTGAAAAATGGGTTCAGGATGTTTTAGGCGCTGATGAGCAGAGTGCTAAGAGGGGTGTTTCAAAAGTTGCAGACATGATGTCTGGAGATCGTAGAAAAAGTCGTATGACTTTTTATTATTTGGTAGCCAAACAATTAAATGCACTTCATAAAATTTAA
- a CDS encoding DUF4169 family protein, which translates to MTKPINLRQFRKQKKRAEQAIHAEENRYRFGRTKAEKIFEQKESLKTQKFLDQNRLWPSKEK; encoded by the coding sequence ATGACAAAACCAATTAACCTTCGCCAATTTCGAAAGCAAAAAAAACGTGCAGAACAAGCCATTCATGCAGAAGAGAATCGTTACCGTTTTGGACGAACAAAAGCTGAAAAAATTTTTGAACAAAAAGAATCCTTAAAAACGCAAAAATTTCTTGATCAAAATCGTTTATGGCCCAGTAAAGAAAAGTAA
- the hflC gene encoding protease modulator HflC, whose protein sequence is MQQSRFLFMLSAIVLIFMVLWMSVFIVYPRQQVAIKRFGQIVKVESDPGIYLKVPFVDKRIVVDNRLLRYDVPTQSVQVRGGAYYEVDAFFIYRITDPKLFLQRIASGRPQIAARENLAPRFIDALRAVYGKREFKAALSDERGAMMAEVQRQFSVDAGSLGITIVDVRIRKTDLTDAVSEDVYRQMAAEREAVAENIRARGQQERDRIVAEANREYEEIVAAAKRDAEITRGEGQAESIRLLLKAREANPSFYDFWLAMEQYKNLEHTPMVISPNEDFFFYFRNLLQAREKLSSTMNTNGNTGLNKTVSKFGGE, encoded by the coding sequence ATGCAGCAGTCTCGTTTTTTGTTTATGTTGAGTGCTATAGTGCTTATTTTCATGGTTTTGTGGATGTCCGTTTTTATTGTCTATCCTCGTCAGCAAGTGGCAATTAAACGTTTTGGGCAAATTGTTAAAGTGGAGTCTGATCCAGGAATTTATTTGAAAGTGCCCTTTGTGGATAAGAGGATCGTTGTTGATAACCGCTTGTTGCGTTACGATGTTCCTACGCAATCTGTACAGGTTCGTGGTGGTGCCTATTATGAAGTGGATGCATTTTTTATTTATCGTATTACAGATCCTAAGTTGTTTTTACAGCGTATCGCTTCTGGGCGTCCGCAAATTGCTGCACGTGAAAATCTTGCTCCGCGTTTTATTGATGCTTTACGTGCTGTTTATGGTAAACGGGAATTTAAAGCCGCTTTATCAGATGAACGCGGAGCTATGATGGCTGAAGTACAACGCCAGTTTTCTGTAGATGCCGGTTCGTTAGGTATTACTATTGTTGATGTGCGTATTCGCAAAACCGATTTGACCGATGCAGTTTCAGAAGATGTCTATCGACAAATGGCAGCTGAACGGGAGGCTGTAGCAGAAAATATTCGTGCTCGTGGTCAGCAAGAGCGAGATCGTATTGTGGCGGAAGCTAATCGTGAATATGAAGAAATCGTAGCGGCTGCAAAGCGTGATGCCGAAATTACTCGTGGTGAAGGTCAGGCTGAAAGTATTCGCCTTTTATTGAAAGCGAGGGAGGCTAATCCATCCTTTTACGATTTTTGGTTGGCGATGGAGCAATATAAGAATTTAGAGCATACTCCGATGGTGATTTCACCAAATGAGGATTTCTTTTTCTATTTTCGTAATTTACTACAGGCAAGGGAGAAACTTTCATCGACAATGAACACTAATGGGAATACTGGACTTAATAAAACTGTTTCAAAATTTGGAGGAGAATAG
- a CDS encoding MFS family transporter, giving the protein MTNETSLAPHDTKKRILAIISSASGNLVEWYDFYVYSFASIYFASQFFPADEDVITQLLKTAGIFFIGFLMRPIGAWLFGFIADNYGRKRSMLISIFMMCSGSFLIAILPTYETLGITAAFLLLVVRIFQGLSVGGEYGTVATYMSEVSLKKHQGLFASFQYATLITGQLLASFIIFILALYLTEDQLKSWGWRIPFLIGGLGAMIAIYLRSLLHETTTEESRSEQNTGSLKELFTKHRKAFFLVVGFTAGGSLTFYTYTTYMQKYLIMTTGFDKHTATTIMTAALFIFMLLQPLFGILADKIGKKASLIIWSTLSIFCTIPGLKMIENANNVWVALLIVIGMLCIMSFYTSIAGIIKAELFPTSIRAIGVGFSYAIGNALFGGSAEYVALGLKNMGHETIFSFYIIGMMVIALISILLMPNIDKGGYLQDNEVY; this is encoded by the coding sequence ATGACAAACGAAACAAGTTTAGCACCACATGATACAAAAAAACGTATTTTGGCTATCATATCCAGTGCATCAGGTAACCTGGTAGAATGGTATGATTTTTATGTTTATTCTTTTGCGTCGATTTATTTTGCTTCGCAATTCTTTCCTGCAGATGAAGATGTCATTACACAACTGTTAAAAACAGCAGGAATTTTTTTTATTGGCTTTCTTATGCGGCCTATTGGAGCATGGCTTTTCGGTTTTATTGCTGACAATTATGGACGTAAACGTTCAATGCTTATTTCTATCTTTATGATGTGTTCTGGCTCTTTTCTTATTGCCATACTTCCTACCTACGAAACTCTAGGAATAACAGCAGCCTTCCTTCTACTTGTAGTCCGTATATTTCAAGGACTTTCAGTTGGCGGTGAATATGGTACAGTAGCAACTTATATGAGCGAAGTTTCTCTCAAAAAACATCAAGGACTCTTTGCTTCTTTCCAATACGCCACACTTATTACCGGTCAACTTCTTGCCAGTTTTATTATATTTATTTTAGCGCTTTATCTTACAGAAGATCAGTTAAAATCATGGGGCTGGCGTATTCCTTTTTTAATTGGTGGCTTGGGAGCAATGATTGCGATTTATCTGCGTAGTTTACTCCATGAAACAACCACAGAAGAAAGTCGCTCTGAACAAAACACTGGTAGTCTTAAAGAACTTTTCACCAAACATAGAAAGGCTTTCTTTTTGGTTGTTGGCTTTACAGCTGGAGGATCGCTCACATTTTATACCTACACCACTTATATGCAAAAATATCTGATCATGACTACCGGTTTTGATAAACACACAGCAACAACAATAATGACTGCCGCACTTTTCATTTTTATGTTACTTCAACCACTCTTTGGTATCCTAGCCGATAAAATTGGAAAAAAAGCCTCCCTCATCATTTGGAGTACCCTATCCATCTTCTGTACAATTCCTGGGCTTAAAATGATTGAGAATGCTAATAATGTATGGGTTGCACTATTAATCGTTATTGGGATGCTCTGTATTATGAGTTTTTATACATCCATTGCTGGTATCATAAAAGCAGAACTGTTCCCTACTTCAATCCGGGCAATCGGAGTTGGATTTTCTTATGCCATTGGGAATGCGCTGTTTGGCGGTTCTGCTGAATATGTAGCACTTGGATTAAAAAATATGGGACATGAAACTATTTTCTCTTTTTACATAATTGGTATGATGGTCATTGCACTCATCTCAATTCTCTTGATGCCAAATATAGATAAAGGAGGATATCTTCAAGACAATGAAGTCTATTAA
- a CDS encoding thymidylate synthase: MKTYLDLLSHVLNKGIDRTDRTGVGTRSVFGYQMRFDLQAGFPLLTTKKLHLRSIIYELLWFLRGDTNIAWLKEHGVSIWDEWADEKGNLGPIYGYQWRSWPAPDGRHIDQISNLLMMIKKTPDSRRLIVSAWNPASIKEMALPPCHCFFQFYVADGKLSCQLYQRSADIFLGIPFNIASYALLTMMIAQVSGLKVGDFIHTLGDAHLYSNHFEQAQHQLSRIPNALPFMRINPAVTDLFSFKFEDFELLNYDAQPHIKAPIAV, from the coding sequence ATGAAAACCTATCTTGATCTTTTATCTCATGTTTTAAATAAAGGCATTGATCGTACTGACAGAACTGGTGTAGGAACACGATCGGTTTTTGGCTATCAGATGCGGTTTGATTTACAGGCTGGATTTCCATTGTTAACAACGAAGAAATTGCATTTACGCTCGATCATTTATGAGCTTTTGTGGTTTCTTAGAGGTGATACCAATATTGCCTGGTTGAAAGAACATGGTGTGTCAATTTGGGATGAGTGGGCTGATGAAAAAGGCAATCTTGGTCCTATTTATGGTTATCAGTGGCGTTCTTGGCCAGCTCCTGATGGACGTCATATTGATCAGATCAGTAATCTTTTGATGATGATTAAAAAAACGCCTGATTCTCGTCGTTTAATTGTCTCTGCGTGGAATCCTGCCTCGATAAAGGAAATGGCTCTTCCACCATGCCATTGTTTTTTTCAATTTTATGTTGCAGATGGTAAATTGTCTTGCCAACTTTATCAACGTTCTGCAGATATTTTTTTAGGTATTCCGTTCAATATTGCTTCCTATGCGTTATTAACAATGATGATTGCACAAGTAAGTGGTCTTAAAGTCGGCGATTTTATTCATACTCTTGGTGATGCGCATCTTTATTCTAATCATTTTGAACAGGCTCAACATCAATTGTCTCGTATACCAAATGCTTTGCCGTTTATGCGTATAAATCCAGCGGTAACAGATCTTTTTTCTTTTAAATTTGAGGATTTTGAATTGCTTAATTATGATGCACAACCACATATCAAGGCGCCAATAGCAGTATGA
- a CDS encoding ribbon-helix-helix domain-containing protein — MDVSDSIDWSKMTLQKISVRIEGHATSVSLEQPFLDILKTIARKKGQSLAFIITDIDSKRPQQVNLSSSLRIYALQSVLIQRL, encoded by the coding sequence ATGGACGTAAGTGATTCTATTGATTGGTCAAAAATGACTTTGCAAAAAATATCTGTTCGCATTGAGGGACATGCAACAAGTGTATCTCTAGAGCAGCCATTTCTGGATATTCTGAAAACCATAGCACGTAAAAAAGGACAATCTTTAGCCTTTATTATCACTGATATTGACAGTAAAAGGCCGCAACAAGTGAATCTTTCCTCTTCCTTACGCATTTATGCACTTCAAAGTGTTCTCATCCAACGCCTTTAA
- the hflK gene encoding FtsH protease activity modulator HflK has protein sequence MPWTNQNGGGPWSGDKNKLSGDKKTPSKNLFGSGGNNGGDNSPNIDDILRKGQDQFKQFGKNGLFVLLFLFAVLFWLYQSLYIVQQNEQAVELRFGVPKTETIGDGLHFHFWPIETYMKVPLTEKTIAIGGQPGQRQQSEGLMLSSDQNIVNVNFSIYYRISHPGQFLFNVNDQEGTVRQVAESAMREVIGSRPVDDVLRDKKEEVASDVRKIIQLTVDKYQLGVEISRVSISEAAPPTKVAAAFNSVQQAEQERGRMIEEGNRVRFNKIGLANGEASRTREIAKGEKARMVEEATGRAERFQAIARESAISPEAVRYRLYMETMGRIFSSPNKLILDQTNSPAVPYLPLNELLRSNSSEKVKTRSAHSASLLDNHISGGR, from the coding sequence ATGCCCTGGACAAATCAAAATGGTGGTGGCCCGTGGAGCGGCGATAAAAATAAGCTTAGTGGTGATAAAAAAACACCCTCTAAGAATCTTTTCGGTTCTGGTGGCAATAATGGTGGTGACAATAGTCCCAATATTGATGATATTTTGCGTAAAGGGCAGGATCAGTTTAAACAATTTGGCAAAAATGGACTTTTTGTTTTGTTATTTCTATTTGCTGTGTTGTTTTGGCTCTATCAGTCCCTTTATATTGTTCAGCAAAATGAACAAGCGGTAGAGTTGCGTTTTGGTGTGCCTAAGACAGAAACTATCGGTGATGGTTTGCATTTTCACTTTTGGCCAATTGAGACCTATATGAAAGTGCCTTTAACGGAAAAAACAATTGCGATTGGTGGTCAGCCGGGGCAGAGACAACAAAGTGAAGGCTTGATGCTTTCCAGTGACCAGAATATTGTTAATGTCAATTTTTCCATTTACTATCGCATTTCACATCCAGGTCAATTTTTATTTAATGTGAATGATCAAGAAGGGACGGTTCGTCAGGTTGCTGAGAGTGCAATGCGTGAAGTCATTGGTTCAAGGCCTGTTGATGATGTTTTACGTGATAAAAAAGAAGAAGTTGCAAGTGACGTTAGAAAAATTATTCAATTGACTGTAGATAAATATCAACTTGGTGTTGAAATAAGCCGTGTGTCGATCAGTGAAGCTGCTCCTCCTACCAAGGTTGCTGCTGCGTTTAATTCTGTCCAGCAAGCAGAACAGGAGCGTGGGCGAATGATTGAAGAGGGAAATCGTGTGCGTTTTAATAAGATTGGTTTAGCCAATGGTGAGGCTTCACGAACGCGGGAGATTGCAAAAGGTGAAAAAGCACGAATGGTTGAGGAGGCAACAGGGCGTGCTGAGCGTTTTCAGGCTATAGCTCGTGAATCTGCAATTTCACCAGAGGCCGTTCGTTATCGTCTTTATATGGAGACGATGGGGCGTATTTTTTCTTCACCAAATAAGTTAATTCTTGATCAAACGAATTCTCCAGCGGTGCCTTATCTTCCTTTGAATGAATTGTTGCGTAGCAATTCATCAGAAAAAGTGAAAACAAGATCAGCGCATTCTGCATCGTTGTTGGATAATCACATTTCTGGAGGACGCTAA
- a CDS encoding MFS family transporter translates to MTSETTLATDDRKKRVFAIISSASGNLVEWYDFYIYSFTSIYFASQFFPSGGNVVTQLLKSAGVFFIGFLMRPIGAWLFGFIADRYGRKRSMLISIFMMCGGSFLIAILPTYETIGITAAILLLLIRMMQGLSAGGEYGTAATYMSEVALKKHRGFFASFQSGTLITGQLLASFIIFILALYLNEDQLKAWGWRIPFVIGGCGAVVAIYLRRSLHETTTKESRSERSTGSLKELFTKHSKAFIVIALFASGGSLTFYTCTTYMQKYLITTTGFDKHTATTIMTVALFIFILFQPLAGTLADKIGTKTLLIIWSVLSALFTFPGLSIIGNTNSPWVALSVIIGMLCIMSMYTSISGVVKSAMFPASVRALGVGLSHAIGNALFGGSAEYVALGLKNMGHESLFYFYITGVMIIAFIALLFVPNMNKGGYLQNDKTP, encoded by the coding sequence ATGACAAGTGAAACAACTTTAGCAACAGATGATAGAAAAAAACGCGTTTTTGCTATCATATCCAGCGCATCAGGAAATCTAGTAGAATGGTATGACTTTTACATTTATTCATTTACATCAATTTACTTCGCATCACAATTCTTTCCTTCAGGTGGTAACGTTGTTACACAACTGCTAAAAAGCGCAGGAGTCTTTTTTATTGGTTTTCTTATGCGCCCTATTGGAGCATGGCTGTTCGGCTTCATTGCTGACCGTTATGGACGAAAACGCTCAATGCTCATTTCTATTTTTATGATGTGTGGTGGCTCTTTCCTCATTGCCATACTTCCCACCTACGAAACTATTGGAATAACAGCAGCAATCCTTCTGCTTTTAATACGAATGATGCAAGGACTTTCAGCGGGTGGTGAATATGGTACAGCAGCAACATATATGAGTGAAGTTGCCCTAAAAAAACATCGTGGATTTTTTGCTTCTTTTCAATCTGGCACACTTATTACCGGACAACTTCTTGCTAGCTTTATTATATTTATTTTAGCGCTTTACCTTAACGAAGATCAGTTAAAAGCATGGGGTTGGCGTATTCCCTTTGTAATTGGTGGATGTGGAGCAGTAGTTGCGATTTATCTGCGTCGTTCACTTCATGAAACGACTACAAAAGAAAGCCGCTCTGAAAGAAGCACTGGTAGTCTTAAAGAACTTTTTACCAAACACAGCAAAGCCTTCATTGTGATTGCTCTCTTTGCATCAGGAGGCTCTCTCACCTTTTACACCTGTACGACTTATATGCAGAAATATCTAATCACAACTACCGGATTTGATAAACATACTGCCACCACGATAATGACTGTCGCATTGTTTATTTTCATACTTTTCCAACCCCTAGCTGGTACCTTAGCCGATAAAATTGGAACAAAAACTTTACTCATCATTTGGAGTGTACTTTCTGCACTCTTTACATTTCCCGGACTTAGCATAATCGGCAACACAAACAGTCCATGGGTGGCTCTATCAGTTATTATTGGCATGCTGTGTATTATGAGTATGTATACATCGATCTCTGGCGTCGTAAAATCAGCAATGTTCCCTGCTTCAGTACGAGCACTAGGAGTGGGTCTTTCTCACGCTATTGGGAATGCATTATTTGGTGGCTCTGCCGAATATGTAGCACTTGGATTAAAAAATATGGGACATGAATCACTCTTTTATTTTTACATAACCGGTGTGATGATCATTGCATTCATCGCGCTTCTCTTTGTACCGAATATGAATAAAGGAGGATACCTCCAAAATGATAAAACTCCGTAA
- a CDS encoding MFS family transporter, which translates to MENEKTLTPNDTRKRVLSIVSSASGNLVEWYDFYVYSFTSIYFASQFFPSDGDVVTELLKSSVVFFIGFLMRPIGGWLFGFIADRYGRKRSLLISVFMMCGGSFLIALLPTYETIGATAAVLLILLRMLQGLSVGGEYGTTATYMSEVALKNRRGFFSSFQYATLIGGQLLASLVMFTLALYLTEDQLKAWGWRIPFAIGGLGAIVAIYLRRSLHETTTEESRSKKQAGSLKELLCNHRKAFFLVIGFTAGGSLIFYTCTTYMQKYLITTTGFEKHTATTIMTAALFIFMLLQPIFGSLADKIGTKASLLIWSVLSIIFVIPALKIIGNTNDTWVALFVMIGMFCIMSFYTSVSGIVKAEMFPASVRAMGVGLSYAIANAIFGGSAETVALEFKKIGYESVFHFYITGMMIIAFIAIVFMPDARKKGYLQGDNIN; encoded by the coding sequence ATGGAGAATGAAAAAACTCTAACACCGAATGATACAAGAAAACGTGTTCTCTCTATCGTATCTAGTGCATCAGGTAATCTGGTAGAATGGTATGATTTTTATGTTTATTCTTTTACGTCCATCTATTTTGCATCACAGTTTTTTCCCTCTGATGGAGATGTTGTTACCGAACTTTTAAAGTCTTCTGTTGTTTTTTTTATCGGCTTCCTCATGCGCCCAATTGGTGGCTGGCTGTTTGGGTTTATTGCTGATCGCTATGGACGTAAACGTTCCTTGCTTATTTCTGTTTTTATGATGTGTGGTGGCTCTTTTCTCATTGCCCTCCTTCCAACCTATGAAACGATTGGAGCAACAGCAGCGGTTCTCCTTATTTTACTGCGTATGCTTCAAGGACTTTCAGTTGGTGGTGAATATGGCACAACAGCAACTTATATGAGCGAAGTTGCACTCAAAAATCGTCGTGGTTTCTTTAGTTCTTTCCAATATGCCACACTTATTGGTGGTCAACTTCTCGCTAGTCTGGTTATGTTTACTCTAGCCCTATATTTAACAGAAGATCAATTAAAAGCATGGGGATGGCGTATTCCTTTTGCAATTGGTGGATTAGGAGCAATTGTTGCAATTTATCTGCGTCGTTCGCTTCATGAAACAACCACAGAAGAAAGTCGCTCTAAAAAACAAGCTGGCAGTCTTAAAGAACTTCTCTGCAATCATAGAAAAGCCTTTTTTCTCGTTATCGGTTTTACAGCTGGAGGATCGCTCATATTTTATACCTGCACAACTTACATGCAAAAGTATCTGATCACAACTACCGGATTTGAGAAACATACTGCTACAACGATAATGACAGCTGCACTCTTCATTTTCATGTTACTCCAACCTATATTTGGTTCTTTAGCAGATAAAATTGGTACAAAAGCCTCATTGCTTATTTGGAGTGTTTTATCCATCATCTTTGTAATTCCTGCACTTAAAATAATTGGTAATACTAATGATACGTGGGTTGCATTATTCGTCATGATTGGGATGTTCTGTATTATGAGTTTTTATACATCCGTTTCTGGTATCGTAAAAGCGGAAATGTTTCCTGCTTCAGTACGCGCAATGGGAGTTGGGCTCTCTTATGCCATTGCAAACGCGATATTTGGTGGTTCAGCTGAAACTGTAGCACTCGAATTTAAAAAGATCGGATATGAATCTGTATTCCATTTTTACATAACCGGTATGATGATCATTGCATTTATAGCAATTGTTTTTATGCCAGATGCTCGTAAAAAAGGATATCTGCAAGGCGACAATATTAATTAA